The Manihot esculenta cultivar AM560-2 chromosome 8, M.esculenta_v8, whole genome shotgun sequence genomic interval CTAATTTCCCCCCATGGCGTTAAAAAAAATAGACATCCAAATTATGcttattccaaaaaaaaaaaatcataatagtTAAAAGAGAACTAGCAGAAGTTTTTATGAAAGAATTCCAATTCAATATGCATGACTTCACACCATACACAATAATAATGTACTGTACCATCAAATTAACACTAAATATCGTATCATACCATGTCTTTATGAGCCAAATTGAGTCCGAAAACTAAGTGTGTGGCATTCAAGATTTTTCATGTTAAGCTGCATGATGACAAGAAAATAAAATCCATCATCAATTGGCGAATATGATAAAAAAGGATGATgtgaaaagaataaaaagaggtCCAAAAAGAAATATGAACACCAATCAGTATTCAAGCTTCCTATCTTGTACCTACTTCAATTGTACAAACTATTGAATTTTCTTAGTTCCTGTCCCTTGGGTAGTTTTCAGAATCAATCAGGCTTAAAAACTTACCATGACTGCAACTCCAGTTTCACAGAATTTTGGAATAGAAATGAGTCTTACCAACTGCCCTTCTGAACCTGCAGTTCTGGATTATCAGTAAACTGGCTTTTATCTGAAAGAAACTAAACAAAGTAGATTTTTCCCTTCAACTTGTAAGGAAGGTTTCATCTAATAGTTGTCAGTTAATGAGAAGTTCATACCCTTTAACTCACAGGTTCCAAATTTATCCTGATTGCCAATAAAATAAACATGAGGACAGCTTTCAATCAGGAAAGGATCTCTGTCAGTGAAAGGATAACAACCTGAAAGGCAAGATTGCAGTGGATCATTGAAGAGGAGCTTAAGACGGAACCATATTTGATCAcgaattttcatttaaattcaTATAAGTGTTATCTAACATTTTGAGGAACCAAGTTAACCTAAGAAAACAGTAAATAAATAACCAAGCAAATTAAtgagtaaaataataataataaacaaaatttaTAGCGTGATATTTTTTCTACCAAGAGTATTAGGTGCTGTTGGTGCCAGATGCCTCCACTTTAATGTCCTTTCCATAAATTCAAGCGTATCCCTTGCCTCTGAATACTTTTCCAGATCATCTATATTCTGACCTGATGTTCCAAGAAATCTGGAAAGGGATGgtgttataaattaatattgtcCAAATCTATACACAATATCATAACACATCTTCAAATTTAATGTTCACGCCTAACCTGATGTTATCAAGCTCAAAGCAATGAGGATTTGTACAGGACCTAAAAGTATTATAAGCTGCTGATCCTGGGAAAAGGCATCTGTGCAGAGGCTGAAGAGGAAATAAAtttaggaaaagaaaagaaaagaaagaaagaaagacagCAAACTGTCATAGTTGGAAATATAATAACCTGCTGAGGTAAGGAAAAGTTAGCTGGGTCATTGGATCCTGGCATGATATCCACAGGCATACCTGCAGCAATCTACACACAAATAGTAAGCAGCACGACCAATATGAGGAGGTCCAGaacaaagaaaaaggaagaacaaAAAGCTAACTAGAAgttataaagtaaaataaagaaaacaaaCCTGAGATAACAATATATCCAGCTCTTTGACTGGCTCAGATAATCTTGATTGATCTTTTGAAGCCAAATTCTGCAAAAGAACCATCAAGGAAGCAAATTTATTGCAATTTCTGGGTGACATTGATTGCATATGAGAACTCTCATGCGCAAAAATTTGGAAAAATCAAGTAGTGACAAACAAAAACAAGTTCAAGACAGTTCCTTCAAATGCCATCACCGTTAACAAAGGAAGATGAAAGCAAGACTATTCAAGTCTAGACACTACAAGCaacaaaatttaaatgtaaCTACCCTCTACCATTTTTTAGTTTTCTTAGttattaaagaaagaaagaaagacagAGAAAGTTGTTAATCACACTCAGAATCAACAAGAGAAGTCATTTTCCTTCCAAACAACAAGCACATAATTGCGATTTTCATTGAAACATGAAATAATAGATACAACTAATAGATTTGATTCTGCAGAAAACCTAAAGGCCAATAATGTGTCAGCTCATTAGAATAGGAAAGACAGGTAACATGGACAACTGTTACCTGTCCATTAAGAAATCCACGAGGAATTTCAACTGAATTTCCTGCAATCACTACATGAACTATCTCTGCTGCAATACCTTGTTCCTGCTCAGAGGGTGAATACAGTAAGCAGGAGAAAATAGCTAGCCAGAAGATACATGTCAGAGAGAAGAAAAATTAAGAAACAGCAAAAACCTCTTCATCTCCCAGATGTCCTGTTATATGATCAACAAGGAGCTGAAATTGGAGGGGGTTAGACGCACTGCTCCCAACACTCAACCCAGAAACAAAAAGAACATACTTGTCCTCTCCTGTGCACAGTTacagttaaatattttaaggcAATGCTTATAAAACATAATGTGTGAACATTAAAGACACTACACATGTTCTAAAATTGAGAGATATATTCCAGAGGTTACCATATGGAGTATATGCCTAACTTAAATGGAACTCTATAACATGAAAAGGTGATAACTATGAAGTAATTCATCCACATAATTTGAAATTCCAATATATAACTGGAAAATTTGGTCATCATGATTAGCTTCTATGAAATGGTTTGATCTGATATAAATATTTGCTCCTGAGGAAATCAGAGAAAGCATATTACACTATTTAATCTAGTACGCGCTGTTTCACTCTCAATTCAATACCTACTTCCACAGTGAGAAAAGAAATCAGCATATCCCTTATCAAGTTGATATTTCACGTTTGACCTTGAGATTGGAAAGAACTCTTGTTCTTGTGTTTGTTTTCAATCTTTGTATAGGGTAcatatattttgtttttatgGATATTGAACTAGTGGAAAGTACTTGATATCAAAAAAGGGTGACCAAATGCACAAAATGAACTTGACACTGTTGAGGAAATTTTGCAACAGGAAATTCATAATTTTGTTAATTggttaagaaaaaataaagtatacaAGGGAAATAGGAGAAAG includes:
- the LOC110620346 gene encoding DNA polymerase delta small subunit; its protein translation is MKSRSSCFCFPAMEVMEIDAEKNLQRKQSTYLSLDETFEIQKETYRGQQYSQIYFARLHLMRTLLYSLVPHWKSHLKVCTVLGLEEEKECVIVGTLYKHMKLKPCILDEYSKERSSVPLVKPHNFMHPDDYLVLEDESGRVKLGGDVLAHSAFVTGVVVALHGKETGSGDFLVLDVLEAGLPPQIELPLQPREDKYVLFVSGLSVGSSASNPLQFQLLVDHITGHLGDEEEQGIAAEIVHVVIAGNSVEIPRGFLNGQNLASKDQSRLSEPVKELDILLSQIAAGMPVDIMPGSNDPANFSLPQQPLHRCLFPGSAAYNTFRSCTNPHCFELDNIRFLGTSGQNIDDLEKYSEARDTLEFMERTLKWRHLAPTAPNTLGCYPFTDRDPFLIESCPHVYFIGNQDKFGTCELKGSEGQLVRLISIPKFCETGVAVMLNMKNLECHTLSFRTQFGS